The Thalassospira sp. TSL5-1 genome contains the following window.
GCGGGCGGCAGTTGCGCATTTGTCATTGCCGCAAAACCTGCCCAAAAGCCTGCGGATGACGGCAAAAACCGTTGATTTGATGTGGCAGGCGGCGGGCGATACCTCGACTGATCATAACTGGTACACCAAACGCGGCCTTTTGGCCGGGGTTTATGGATCGACCCTGATGTATTGGCTGGAAGACAGCTCGGACGGGCATAAGGAGACCTGGGATTTCATGAACCGCCGGATCGGCAATGTCATGATGATCCCCAAGGTGAAATCAAGCCTAGGCAAGGCAGGCAAGGTGGCCGAAACCGGGTTTCGTGTCGGGCGCAAAATTGCTTCCTGCATTCCGACGCCGGGCCGCATTGCCCGCCAGTTTAGTGGGGCGCGATAAGCCGGTTATATCTTTGACGGGCTAGCCCAAACAATAAAGCCCCGCTGCGATTGGATTGCGCAGCGGGGCTTTTTTAGGGGACGGGCGATGCAGGCCAGTTATTATTGCCAGATTAAAGACAAATCGATTTAGGGCATCAAAAAGCTGATCAGGGTGCGGTCCGGGGCGTTGCGGGCCTTCATTTCGGCAGCAAGATCGATTTTAAAAATGGCATCGCGGGCGGCAGCATTGGTGCCCGGCGCGGTTTTGGTGTCGGATTTGCGGGTGGCGACGACCAGGCTTTCGGGCGGGGTTCCCAGCCACATGCCTTTGCGGTTGTCGCGGGCAAAGTTTTGATCGGCGATATAGGTTTTGCAGCGCGGGTAATTGTCGCACACATTCATATCTACCATCGCCCAGCCAGCCCGCAGGATCAGGCGGTTGAGGTCGCTTTGGCCGATATGGCATTCGGTCAGCATCGGGAAAAGCTGGCTGTTGGAAACCTTTTCGCAGGAAACGGCGTAATCCTGAACAATACGGCGCACGGCCTGTACTGCGGCATCGCCACAATGAAAGGAAATGCCTTCTGCCCGGCAAACCGTGCCGGGTTGCGGGGCGCGAATGCCAAACAGATCCACCGCCATCGCCCCGAACTGAAGCTGATCGGCCCGGTTTACAACCGGGAAACCGGCGGCACCGGGATTGATGGAACTGGCCCGGGCCGTTGCGGTCCAGCCTGCCGGGGCCAGAATGATTGTGCAAAGAAGTGCCAGAAGGGCAGTAAGTTTTTGCATTGTCCGTCGCCTCAAAAAGAACCTGCCGGGATAAGAGCAAATGCAATGCCAGTTTTGGCAGGCAGATTATGCCGCCTATGTGATGGTGATGGGCCGGGGTGCAGGTGTAAGCCGGTGCATCCAAGCCAAGAGCGGGTGGTGCTGCCCAGTATGGCCGGGCAATGGCGGGCCGGTAAAACCGGCATTGGCAGGGGAAATGGAAATTTGGGGGCTGGTGATCTTCGCCGTTATTGCCGCGATCATCCTGTTTATCAAATAAAATACCCCGCCTGGGGAAGGCGGGGTATCAGGAAGGGGTAGGATGTTTGTTGGGTTGCTTCGGCCTGTTTATTTGGCCGGTTTACCGGTTTTTGCCGGGCGCAGCCAGGTGACATGGCCCATTTTGCGGCCCGGTTTGGCTTCGGCCTTGCCATAAAGGTGCAGTTTGGCATCCGGGTCGGACAAAATTGCCTGCCAGGCTTCGATATCCTCGCCCAGCAGGTTTTTCATCTCGGCATCCGAGTGATTTTCCGGGTCGCCCAGCGGCAGGCCGCAAACGGCACGGATGAACTGTTCAAACTGGCTGGTGACACAGGCATCAATCGTCCAGTGGCCGGAATTGTGCGGGCGCGGGGCAACTTCGTTAACCAGCAGTTTGCCATCGCGGGTGACAAACATTTCCACAGCGAGAAGGCCGATAAAGTCCATTTTTTCGGCCAGAATTTTGGCGATTTTTTCGGCTTCACTACGCAGGGCCGGGCGGATATGTGCCGGGGCGATGGTCACGTCAAGGATATGGTTGGCATGGCGGTTTTCCACTGGGCAGAAACAGGCCATTTTGCCATCAATCCCGCGTGCCACAATCACGGAAAGCTCGCGTTCAAAATCAACAAAGCCTTCAAGGATGGCTTCGCTACCATTCATGTCCACCCAGGCAGAGGCCAGGTTGGTTTCATCGGTGATTTTAACCTGCCCCTTGCCGTCATACCCCATTTCGGTGGTTTTCAAAACCGACGGGCGGCCCAGCTTGGCAACAGCCTCTTCCAGATCTGCGAGCGAGCGCACAGCGGCAAACGGGGCGGTGCCAATACCATGTTCGTTACAGAAGGTTTTTTCGCGCAGGCGGTTTTGTGAAATATGCAGGCACTGCCAGCCCGGACGGACCGGGACAATGCCCGAGAGCAGCTTGACCGCATCATAGGGGACATTCTCGAACTCGAATGTCACGACATCGACGCTATTGGCGAATTCCTTCAGGGCGGTGAAGTCGGTATAGTCGGCCACGGTGGCCTTGTCGCACACCTGCTCGGTCGGGCTGTCTTTTCCGGGGCCAAAGACATGGACGCGGTATCCCAGCTCTGCCGCACACAGGGCGGCCATGCGGCCCAGTTGCCCATTGCCCATAATGCCAATGGTGCTGCCAGGCGCAATGA
Protein-coding sequences here:
- a CDS encoding COQ9 family protein; the protein is MSVEESFARIAEQRDQLVRAALEHVAFDGWSKTTLRTAAGDLGWPEMEVDRLFPAGIGQVIEHFVALTDRDMMDRLAAMDIKSMKIRDRIGAAIRVRLDLVEPYKDAVRAAVAHLSLPQNLPKSLRMTAKTVDLMWQAAGDTSTDHNWYTKRGLLAGVYGSTLMYWLEDSSDGHKETWDFMNRRIGNVMMIPKVKSSLGKAGKVAETGFRVGRKIASCIPTPGRIARQFSGAR
- a CDS encoding thermonuclease family protein — protein: MQKLTALLALLCTIILAPAGWTATARASSINPGAAGFPVVNRADQLQFGAMAVDLFGIRAPQPGTVCRAEGISFHCGDAAVQAVRRIVQDYAVSCEKVSNSQLFPMLTECHIGQSDLNRLILRAGWAMVDMNVCDNYPRCKTYIADQNFARDNRKGMWLGTPPESLVVATRKSDTKTAPGTNAAARDAIFKIDLAAEMKARNAPDRTLISFLMP
- a CDS encoding 5-(carboxyamino)imidazole ribonucleotide synthase, with protein sequence MTNDFDKRIIAPGSTIGIMGNGQLGRMAALCAAELGYRVHVFGPGKDSPTEQVCDKATVADYTDFTALKEFANSVDVVTFEFENVPYDAVKLLSGIVPVRPGWQCLHISQNRLREKTFCNEHGIGTAPFAAVRSLADLEEAVAKLGRPSVLKTTEMGYDGKGQVKITDETNLASAWVDMNGSEAILEGFVDFERELSVIVARGIDGKMACFCPVENRHANHILDVTIAPAHIRPALRSEAEKIAKILAEKMDFIGLLAVEMFVTRDGKLLVNEVAPRPHNSGHWTIDACVTSQFEQFIRAVCGLPLGDPENHSDAEMKNLLGEDIEAWQAILSDPDAKLHLYGKAEAKPGRKMGHVTWLRPAKTGKPAK